In a genomic window of Mustelus asterias unplaced genomic scaffold, sMusAst1.hap1.1 HAP1_SCAFFOLD_587, whole genome shotgun sequence:
- the LOC144487092 gene encoding rab11 family-interacting protein 1-like has protein sequence MSLLAQSQKWYPTHVKVVVIRARGLRSKGKDGTNDAYAIMQLGKEKFSSSVAEKSGAPLWREEAEFELPALQSANQEKCTLYLIVMHRALVGLDKFLGQVAVNLNELYESKTRNKVGWYKLQSKNGKKEKERGEIEADIQFVRNNMTASMFDLSMKDKSRSTLGRLKDKFKGKKKDGFSDSASAIVPSLNVPGDSDDDTAVATAAADKKKKSKLKKLFPKSNLQRTSLSQSMSVIPTDLPSSPGNSKKARNFEKEDFTEIQLHDSAEEESSNKTLYVPKIRSHKRAASADTKQLNFAAPGNVRKDPLFLFGGLKPKSDPMSQSNLCINGSHVYTEEPGPPTPARLRTDPKPLYSSQFYTSAEDLTGRSSADPPEAAGPVSPSRPSRGSSPGDQPPVSASPPNARAEGSVGDPPDPQRLDRVQEEKESQPLAASTGRKGMEQKAEASGMGGRSLNPFDDEVTEGEKTAPPVAKPEVPKAEQVTKKEETRRGGLMSFFPRKTEAVKAPEAKETRNPFEERTEEVKKPPSNSVWSSRTAAVKPKLEVSPKAETKAETLSPLVPPSPPLLSALTHPSSPAPAMVAVGSEGATNSNFASLHVAYSPPAVAARPAPPPASPSPSVEESIAARLPPLPSSSSSSWSSDAETTGGGDSSAADPAGGRERRALPRGSGRTSARALLRELTGKNSSSSDGSPQQSPDGEGASAAEVEERGGSPGDWSPRSSPECQSNSGDEARNVTGEPADSRAEVCLEPKSSLHLPSSPLLETNISANPPQVPPRSCPPDSEGVRNPVKLAAEVRRVPPTPAPRNFAAVTINNNPMCSPEEISGQDLATGERATDGGAEPKAEPTETGGADFTPSAVGTPDEESATGSWGDNDRAVTSVGSADELHAVSPPGTYRGDASRNPVAGLEGEIARPGWLVAIPGKVEDSTRSRPAAAGNTRRPGSPLPLVGAASGKWAGETHGHTSPPLDPGPDPTSGTDVEHLGARQLEATEESTGNGHGLLETSVRAPETHDRIVAAERSEASDGTPTLGGKSENAVAPEDGQPMTRPGSSDLSRCASPSTWNQSTPSGKPTGERQPESRVTPPPTRAQAPPPPPDPSAGPSLPPPLPPLLPQPPLLQPTPPPVTDAPCSVQPSAGNSPGADTSGTRRPAQARVSPTETQPIQSQGGGSAMSSRRRPHPVKPMNAADTKPHEVTSEEALKPSYKTVDSMVIKSPTGRMLGLSESQTVLKDYNPSDPAAAYAQLTHDELIQLVLKQKEVISKKDRHVRELESYIDNLLVRVMEETPGILRVSYQPNRQAERV, from the exons GTGGTACAAGCTGCAGTCCAAGAACGGGAAgaaggagaaggagagaggggaaatcgaGGCGGACATCCAGTTTGTGCGGAACAACATGACAGCCAGCATGTTTGACCTGTCGATGAAGGACAAATCCCGCTCAACTCTGGGGCGGCTGAAGGACAAGTTCAAGGGGAAGAAGAAAGATGGCTTCTCCGACTCGGCGTCGGCCATCGTCCCCAGCCTCAACGTCCCGGGCGACAGCGACGATGACACAGCGGTCGCCACGGCGGCGGCGGACAAGAAGAAGAAGTCCAAACTGAAGAAGTTGTTCCCGAAATCCAACCTCCAGCGCACGTCCCTCTCCCAGTCCATGTCCGTgatccccaccgatctcccctcgTCCCCCGGAAACTCGAAGAAAGCGAGGAACTTTGAGAAGGAAGACTTCACTGAGATACAGCTGCACGACTCCGCTGAAG AGGAGAGCTCCAACAAGACCCTGTACGTCCCAAAGATCAGGAGCCACAAGCGGGCAGCCAGCGCCGACACCAAGCAGCTGAATTTCGCTGCGCCTGGCAACGTGAGGAAGGACCCCCTGTTCCTGTTCGGCGGCCTGAAGCCCAAGAGTGACCCCATGTCCCAGTCCAACCTGTGCATTAACGGCAGCCACGTGTACACCGAGGAGCCCGGCCCACCCACGCCGGCGAGACTGCGGACTGACCCCAAGCCCTTGTACAGCAGCCAGTTCTACACCTCCGCTGAAGACCTGACGGGCAGATCCTCGGCCGACCCGCCCGAGGCCGCCGGCCCGGTCTCCCCTTCCCGGCCGTCGCGGGGCTCCAGTCCCGGTGACCAGCCCCCCGTCTCGGCCTCTCCGCCGAACGCCCGGGCGGAGGGGAGCGTCGGCGACCCGCCGGACCCCCAGCGGCTGGACAGAGTCCAGGAGGAGAAAGAGAGCCAGCCGTTGGCCGCCAGCACCGGGAGGAAGGGGATGGAGCAGAAGGCGGAGGCTTCCGGAATGGGCGGCAGGTCTCTCAACCCCTTCGATGATGAGGTGACGGAGGGGGAGAAAACGGCTCCCCCTGTGGCAAAGCCCGAGGTGCCCAAGGCCGAGCAGGTGACCAAAAAGGAGGAGACCAGGAGAGGGGGCCTGATGTCCTTTTTCCCCCGGAAGACGGAAGCCGTCAAAGCTCCCGAGGCGAAGGAAACGCGAAACCCCTTCGAAGAGAGGACGGAGGAGGTGAAGAAGCCACCGAGTAACTCGGTGTGGTCGAGCCGGACGGCAGCTGTCAAGCCCAA ATTGGAAGTGTCTCCAAAGGCTGAAACAAAAGCTGAAACTCTCTCGCCTTTagttcctccctctcctcccctcctctctgCTCTAACCCACCCCTCCAGCCCTGCTCCTGCGATGGTGGCGGTGGGATCTGAAGGGGCGACGAACTCTAACTTTGCCAGCCTGCACGTAGCCTACAGCCCACCTGCCGTGGCTGCCCGCCCTGCGCCGCCCCCGGCCTCGCCCTCGCCTTCCGTGGAAGAGTCCATCGCGGCCCGTCTGCCCCCTCTCCCgagctccagctcctcctcctggtCTTCGGACGCCGAGACCACCGGCGGGGGCGACTCCTCCGCGGCGGATCCAGCTGGGGGCCGGGAGAGGCGGGCCCTGCCAAGGGGGAGCGGCAGGACGTCCGCCCGGGCCCTGCTTCGGGAGCTGACCGGCAAGAACTCCTCCTCCAGCGACGGCAGTCCACAGCAGTCGCCTGACGGGGAGGGGGCCTCCGCCGCGGAGGTCGAGGAACGCGGTGGTTCACCCGGAGATTGGAGCCCGAGATCCAGCCCGGAATGTCAGTCGAACAGTGGCGACGAGGCCAGAAATGTGACCGGTGAGCCGGCGGATTCCCGAGCCGAGGTGTGTCTCGAACCAAAGTCTTCACTCcacctcccctcttcccctctgTTGGAGACGAACATCTCCGCAAATCCTCCCCAGGTGCCACCGAGGAGTTGCCCGCCTGATTCGGAGGGCGTGCGGAATCCGGTAAAGTTGGCCGCTGAGGTACGTCGGGTTCCGCCTACCCCAGCGCCGAGGAATTTTGCCGCGGTTACCATTAATAACAACCCGATGTGTTCCCCCGAGGAAATATCCGGTCAGGATCTGGCGACCGGCGAAAGGGCCACGGACGGCGGGGCGGAACCGAAAGCGGAGCCCACCGAAACTGGAGGTGCCGACTTCACTCCGAGCGCGGTGGGGACCCCCGATGAGGAATCCGCCACCGGCAGCTGGGGGGACAACGACCGGGCCGTCACCTCAGTTGGGTCGGCGGACGAACTTCATGCCGTTTCTCCGCCCGGAACGTACCGGGGTGACGCCTCCCGTAATCCCGTCGCGGGTTTGGAAGGGGAAATTGCGCGTCCCGGTTGGCTGGTGGCTATCCCGGGAAAGGTGGAAGATTCCACAAGGAGCAGACCCGCGGCTGCTGGGAATACGCGGAGGCCGGGATCTCCGCTGCCTTTGGTCGGAGCTGCTAGCGGCAAGTGGGCAGGAGAAACGCACGGCCATACTTCTCCCCCTCTTGACCCAGGGCCCGATCCAACCAGCGGCACTGACGTGGAGCACTTGGGCGCTCGGCAACTGGAGGCCACGGAGGAAAGCACAGGTAACGGCCACGGGTTGTTGGAGACGTCAGTCCGTGCACCCGAGACACATGACCGGATCGTCGCTGCCGAGAGGAGTGAAGCTTCTGACGGGACCCCAACGCTCGGTGGTAAAAGTGAAAATGCGGTCGCGCCAGAGGATGGCCAACCGATGACCAGACCGGGTTCCTCCGACCTCAGCCGCTGTGCGTCCCCCTCCACGTGGAACCAATCCACCCCCAGCGGAAAACCCACCGGCGAACGCCAGCCTGAAAGCCGGGTCACGCCTCCCCCCACTCGCGCccaggctcctcctcctcctccggacCCCTCCGCCGGGCCCAGCCTCCCTCCCCCGCTTCCGCCCTTgcttccccagccccccctcctccagcccacGCCGCCACCCGTGACCGACGCCCCTTGCTCGGTCCAGCCATCGGCCGGGAATTCCCCCGGAGCGGATACCTCGGGCACGAGGAGGCCGGCACAGGCTCGAGTTTCACCCACGGAGACACAGCCAATCCAGTCACAGGGCGGAGGTTCAGCAATGTCTTCCAGACGCAG GCCTCACCCGGTGAAGCCCATGAATGCTGCTGACACCAAGCCTCATGAGGTAACCTCAGAGGAAGCCCTGAAGCCCAGCTACAAGACCGTGGATAGCATGGTGATCAAATCCCCAACTGGGCGCATGCTGGGCCTCAGTGAGAGCCAGACCGTCCTCAAG GACTACAACCCGTCGGACCCCGCCGCCGCCTACGCCCAGCTGACCCACGACGAGCTGATCCAGCTGGTCCTcaagcagaaggaggtcatctcCAAGAAGGATAGGCACGTCCGCGAGCTGGAGAGCTACATCGACAACCTCCTGGTCCGGGTGATGGAGGAGACCCCCGGGATCCTGCGGGTCTCGTACCAGCCCAACCGGCAGGCCGAGCGAGTGTga